A region of Pyxidicoccus parkwaysis DNA encodes the following proteins:
- a CDS encoding ATP-grasp domain-containing protein: MSPSRNSRRTQALLFGRNPHQHDTFDVEAEAAEALGIDTYQVDLWALLSGNASRALAAVPERGELQLLYRGWMLTEEEYTALDEAVSDLGHRLMTTPEQYAAAHYLPNWYPRLAPYTARSVWTEGTDATEAWHAAKALGPSPWMVKDHVKSAKERWAEACYVPADATREDFERICANLVEERGDRFERGIVVRKYLPLKVFGRTPAGPAHLEFRLFFGRGHLLAAEPYHEFDVEVPDFTGFGPLGRRIDSPFFTLDVAMLEDGGWAVVEVNDGGVSGLPPGLDPRELFAALLRAG; the protein is encoded by the coding sequence ATGTCCCCTTCCCGGAACTCGCGGCGTACGCAGGCCCTGCTCTTCGGGCGGAACCCCCACCAGCACGACACGTTCGACGTCGAGGCGGAGGCCGCCGAGGCGCTCGGCATCGACACCTACCAGGTGGACCTGTGGGCCCTGCTCTCGGGCAATGCCTCACGAGCCCTGGCCGCCGTACCGGAGCGAGGAGAGCTCCAGTTGCTCTACCGGGGCTGGATGCTCACCGAGGAGGAGTACACCGCGCTCGACGAAGCCGTGTCGGACCTGGGGCACCGGCTGATGACGACACCGGAGCAGTACGCGGCGGCGCACTACCTGCCCAACTGGTATCCGCGCCTCGCGCCGTACACCGCGCGCTCCGTGTGGACGGAGGGAACGGATGCGACGGAGGCCTGGCATGCAGCGAAGGCGCTGGGCCCGTCGCCATGGATGGTGAAGGACCACGTGAAGTCGGCGAAGGAGCGCTGGGCGGAGGCCTGCTACGTCCCGGCCGACGCGACGCGAGAGGACTTCGAGCGCATCTGCGCCAACCTGGTCGAGGAGCGAGGGGACCGCTTCGAGCGCGGCATCGTGGTGCGGAAGTACCTGCCTCTGAAGGTCTTCGGCCGGACGCCGGCCGGGCCCGCGCACCTGGAGTTCCGCCTGTTCTTCGGGCGGGGCCACCTGCTCGCGGCGGAGCCGTACCATGAGTTCGACGTGGAGGTGCCGGACTTCACCGGCTTCGGGCCGCTCGGCCGGCGCATCGACTCCCCGTTCTTCACACTGGACGTCGCGATGCTGGAGGACGGTGGCTGGGCGGTGGTCGAGGTGAATGACGGCGGAGTCTCCGGCCTGCCGCCGGGCCTGGACCCGCGCGAGCTGTTCGCGGCGCTGCTGCGGGCCGGGTAG